TCTGGCTGGTCATCGAACTCTTCAAGCTGACAGATCCAGCGGTGCATGTCAGTAAAACGCACCGTTTTTGGATCGGTATCCGGATAAGCATCATACAAAGCTTCGCCGATTTCACGGCTGTCGGTCCATTTCAGTCCCATGATCTTTCCTCAGACAAAAACGGGCCGGCTGAAGAGCCGACCCGCTTTTTAACGATTAATGTTCGCGCGCGTGGTTGATGGTGTAGCGTGGAATTTCCACCACCAGGTCTTCGTCGGTTACCCGCGCCTGGCAGCTGAGGCGGCTTTCCGGCTCCAGTCCCCAGGCTTTATCCAGCATGTCGTCTTCGTCTTCGCTGCTTTCCGGCAGCGAGTCGAAGCCTTCGCGCACGATGCAGTGGCAGGTGGTGCAGGCGCATGATTTTTCGCAGGCATGCTCCAGATCGATGCCGTTGCGCAGGGCGACGTCAAGGATGGTTTCGCCCTGTGCGGCGTCGAACACGCCGCCTTCCGGCAGCAGATCCTGATGGGGCAAAAAAACAATTTTAGGCATTGATCAAACCTCATCCACAGAATGCCCGGCCAGCGCGCGACGGACAGAATTGTCCATACGACGGGCGGCAAAATCCTGGGTTACTTTATTGAGTTGTTTTACCGCCGCGCTGATGGTGTCAGCCTCATCGCCGCGAATCGCTTCCTGCAGCTGACGCTGCGCCTGTTGAATCGCGTGCCGTTCTGCCTCGCTCAGCAGCGCGGCGTCTTCCGCCAGCGCGCCTTCGAGGCTTTCCAGCACCCGCAGGCCTTCTACTTTCTGTTCCGCCAGCTTGCGCGCCGCAACATCCTGCTGCGCCCAGACCATCGAATCGGTGATCATGCTGGCGATTTCATTTTCCGTCAGTCCGTAGGAGGGCTTCACCTGAATAGAGGCTTCGACGCCGGTGGATTTCTCCATCGCCGTGACGCTCAGCAGGCCGTCGGCATCCACCTGGAAGGTGACGCGAATGTGCGCCCCGCCCGCCGGCAGCGCCGGCAGACCGCGCAGCGTAAAGCGCGCCAGCGAACGACAGTCGGAAACCAGCTCGCGCTCGCCCTGCAGCACATGAATGCTCATCGCCGTCTGGCCATCTTTGAAGGTGGTGAACTCCTGCGCGCGCGCCACCGGGATGGTGGTGTTGCGCGGGATCACTTTCTCCACCAGGCCACCCATGGTCTCCAGCCCTAACGAGAGCGGAATGACGTCCAGCAGTAGCATCTCGCTGTCCGGCTTGTTGCCGACCAGAATGTCCGCCTGGATCGCCGCGCCGATGGCAACCACCTTATCGGGATCGATAGTGGTGAGCGGCTGGCGGCCAAAGAATTCGCCTACCTTTTCACGCACCAGCGGCACGCGGGTAGAGCCGCCGACCATCACCACTT
This DNA window, taken from Mixta gaviniae, encodes the following:
- the iscX gene encoding Fe-S cluster assembly protein IscX, encoding MGLKWTDSREIGEALYDAYPDTDPKTVRFTDMHRWICQLEEFDDQPDASSEKILEAILLVWLDEFE
- the fdx gene encoding ISC system 2Fe-2S type ferredoxin; amino-acid sequence: MPKIVFLPHQDLLPEGGVFDAAQGETILDVALRNGIDLEHACEKSCACTTCHCIVREGFDSLPESSEDEDDMLDKAWGLEPESRLSCQARVTDEDLVVEIPRYTINHAREH